Proteins from one Ipomoea triloba cultivar NCNSP0323 chromosome 1, ASM357664v1 genomic window:
- the LOC116014008 gene encoding uncharacterized protein LOC116014008, translated as MGKVSKIKGVKCIEIGRDKKMTVIGDMDPVLVDKKLKTICSTKVVHVGPAEAEVTTANNGGQGGIGVQQAPAAVTTVIPPLQPDNPYFNYYQNLYYPPSAPPWPFY; from the exons ATGGGAAAGGTGTCAAAGATAAAAG GGGTGAAATGTATTGAGATTGGGAGGGACAAGAAAATGACAGTAATAGGGGACATGGATCCGGTGTTGGTGGATAAGAAATTGAAGACGATATGTTCCACAAAGGTAGTGCATGTTGGACCAGCAGAAGCTGAGGTCACGACGGCCAACAATGGCGGCCAGGGGGGGATCGGAGTTCAACAAGCGCCGGCGGCAGTGACTACTGTAATACCGCCGCTACAACCTGATAACCCGTACTTTAATTATTATCAGAATCTCTACTATCCACCCAGTGCACCCCCTTGGCCATTTTACTAG